One window of the Microplitis demolitor isolate Queensland-Clemson2020A chromosome 10, iyMicDemo2.1a, whole genome shotgun sequence genome contains the following:
- the LOC103578707 gene encoding uncharacterized protein LOC103578707 → MKRVLSDSRTAVYRRSKRKLLNLLTAVSPSECPPIPQSYFPHENDNHDDNCDEHNNHDNHDDNNVADNDDDDVTDNDDDDVADSDDDDVADDNDNDDTDNSDNADNDLECDDNDIEVCGNDDVDIDGDDNNHDNVDNDDDDDDDDDDDDDDDDDDDDDDDDDDDNNRNDGSGNNQSNEDNENVHVPFVSVNNIPDRNVPLIAKRDMYVKDHLLSVIAMSVRHHLTFEATLDQLKWLKSMYFCNSIPTNKEQFWKCLGRNDDCLTRHYYCRKCRGYLGEKCKETGKLLKECPCKACGPDDKLESDLCYFIYISLTTQIRELLSIPGISESLKYRFHRIKKHPDAYEDIYDGQEYRSLCSAGKFLETWYNFSFTINTDGCQTAKSSNCSAWPVYAEINELPPHMRKKHMLLAAVYVDMQHPLMTNFLRPFTAEMQELYITGIKWKPSDTSEVTSKFIVTTCSLDAPARASVTGMIQYNGRNGCLWCYASGKSLGPGRFVYPLSQCYKKERTDAELRDDMTHVCKTGEMKHGVKNISPLVALPSFDICKGVVVEAMHAVFLGVIQRHTRILLTKSKIKKKKQPYYIGGPTKKKLIAKFLLGIKPPSCRSRKPRPISTYPKWKASEWRNWLDYAPICLQKVLPVKYVNHLALLSEAIHYLNSDSITPANLDRCEILLKKYVRLYQKYFGIVNMTSNIHLLTHLVKVVRNWGPIWVHEAFIFEAWNKKIMDFVTSSFAQTDQIAIRFLLQKFLITTLYDETVSSDTKKFIAKQIKIPIEKGSRIKHRLTGLGKQITRSPTDDERTALSRVGYKPISMKCYKKMKLNGVKYVCESKKDLKFCDSTICDDNGMFGTIVTVVQFDNGNEIIGGIFIKRIQHNRYAFNTQYIAEAIPSNDLVFIRESQFIRPAVRIFIEENVYVIKQTNCWETD, encoded by the coding sequence aatGATAACCACGATGATAATTGTGATGAGCATAATAATCATGACAAccatgatgataataatgtagCTGATAACGATGATGATGACGTTactgataatgatgatgatgacgttGCTGatagtgatgatgatgacgttGCTGATGACAATGATAATGACGATACTGATAATTCTGATAACGCCGATAATGACTTAGAATgtgatgataatgatattgAAGTTTGCGGTAATGATGATGTCGATATTGATGgtgatgataataatcatGACAAtgttgataatgatgatgatgatgatgatgatgatgatgatgatgatgatgatgatgatgatgatgatgatgatgatgatgatgatgatgataataatcgTAATGATGGTAGTGGTAATAATCAAAGTAACGAAGATAATGAAAATGTTCACGTTCCATTCGTTAGTGTCAACAATATACCCGATCGTAATGTTCCCTTAATTGCGAAACGCGACATGTATGTCAAAGATCATTTACTATCTGTGATTGCAATGTCGGTTAGACATCATTTAACTTTTGAGGCAACTCTTGATCAATTAAAGTGGCTTAAATCGAtgtatttttgtaattcaatACCAACAAATAAAGAACAGTTTTGGAAGTGTCTCGGCCGAAATGATGATTGTTTAACACGTCACTACTATTGCCGAAAATGTCGTGGATATTTAGGAGAAAAGTGTAAAGAAACTGGCAAATTATTAAAGGAATGTCCTTGTAAAGCCTGTGGACCAGATGATAAACTAGAATCTGATTTATGTTACTTCATATATATTAGCTTAACAACACAAATCAGAGAACTATTATCTATACCAGGCATTAgtgaatcattaaaatatcgattccacagaataaaaaaacatcCAGATGCTTATGAAGATATATATGATGGACAAGAATATAGATCTTTGTGTTCGgctggaaaatttttagaaacatGGTACAATTTCTCTTTCACAATCAATACTGATGGTTGTCAAACGGCTAAATCGTCAAATTGTAGTGCATGGCCAGTTTATGCAGAAATCAACGAACTACCTCCGCATATGCGAAAAAAACATATGCTTCTTGCAGCGGTTTACGTCGACATGCAGCATCCGttaatgacaaattttttaagaccGTTTACAGCTGAAATGCAAGAACTATATATTACTGGTATTAAATGGAAGCCTTCTGATACATCAGAGGTCACATCGAAATTTATAGTAACCACGTGTAGTCTCGATGCTCCGGCTCGAGCGTCAGTAACTGGCATGATACAATATAATGGAAGAAATGGATGCTTATGGTGTTATGCTAGTGGTAAAAGCTTAGGACCTGGTAGATTTGTGTATCCTTTAAGTCAATGTTATAAGAAGGAACGGACTGATGCAGAGCTTCGTGATGATATGACTCATGTTTGTAAGACCGGAGAGATGAAGCatggagtaaaaaatatttcacctTTAGTGGCTTTACCATCATTTGATATATGCAAAGGAGTTGTTGTTGAAGCAATGCATGCTGTCTTCCTCGGAGTAATTCAGCGGCATACTCGAATACTTTtaacaaaatcaaaaattaagaaaaagaaacAGCCATATTACATTGGAGGTCCTAccaaaaagaaattaatagcTAAGTTTTTATTAGGTATTAAACCTCCATCATGTCGGTCACGAAAACCAAGGCCTATATCTACTTATCCAAAATGGAAAGCATCGGAATGGAGAAATTGGTTGGATTATGCTCCGATATGCTTGCAGAAAGTATTGCCTGTGAAATACGTCAATCACTTGGCACTTTTATCAGAAGCTATCCACTATCTAAATAGTGATTCTATAACACCAGCAAATTTAGACCGTTGTGAAAtactgttgaaaaaatatgtaagactttatcaaaaatatttcggTATAGTTAATATGACTTCCAATATACATTTACTCACACATTTAGTGAAAGTTGTACGAAATTGGGGTCCAATTTGGGTACATGAAGCATTCATTTTTGAGGcgtggaataaaaaaattatggactTTGTAACTAGTTCATTTGCTCAGACTGACCAAATTGCAATACGTTTTCttctccaaaaatttttaattacaacttTGTATGATGAAACAGTATCTTCagacactaaaaaatttattgctaaGCAAATTAAAATACCGATTGAAAAGGGTAGTAGAATTAAACATAGGTTGACTGGGTTAGGAAAACAAATAACACGTTCACCAACTGATGATGAACGCACTGCATTAAGTCGAGTTGGTTATAAGCCTATTAGTATGAaatgctataaaaaaatgaaattaaatggagtAAAATATGTATGTGAATCAAAGAAGGACTTAAAGTTTTGTGACTCTACGATTTGTGATGACAATGGAATGTTTGGTACTATAGTTACAGTAGTTCAATTTGACAATGGTAATGAAATAATCggtggtatttttattaagcGCATACAGCATAACAGGTATGCATTCAACACTCAATATATTGCTGAAGCAATTCCTTCAAATGATTTGGTATTTATTCGGGAATCTCAATTTATTAGACCTGCAGTTCGAATTTTTATTGAGGAGAACGTATATGTTATAAAACAAACGAATTGTTGGGAAACagattga
- the LOC103572926 gene encoding uncharacterized protein LOC103572926, whose protein sequence is MSQVRTSRPTSPPISQSKRPIIIYPTVSPESIIVPIISCILGFPLLALLVICCLRRRAKLARERARRRNCDLDHGALNLVRFSPIHRLAGVEKPPRAVSLKSDRPLRTIPALDLDTVVEERSDAEQTTSALEISSPD, encoded by the exons ATGTCTCAAGTAAGAACATCACGTCCAACTTCACCACCGATTTCTCAATCGAAACGACCAATTATAATCTACCCTACGG tttcacCTGAAAGTATTATTGTGCCAATAATCTCATGTATTTTGGGATTTCCACTACTAGCATTACTAGTTATTTGTTGTCTGAGAAGACGAGCTAAGCTGGCCCGCGAACGCGCGAGAAGAAGAAACTGCGACCTAGACCACGGAGCTCTGAACCTTGTGCGCTTCAGTCCAATTCACAGACTAG CGGGAGTAGAAAAACCACCGCGAGCAGTTTCTTTGAAAAGCGACCGCCCTTTGAGGACGATCCCGGCCTTGGACCTGGACACTGTCGTCGAGGAACGTTCAGACGCTGAGCAGACGACATCTGCACTCGAGATCAGTAGTCCTGACTAA